The genome window ATGAATATAAAAGATTTTTTACTTGAGTTTAAAACTGAAATTAGCAATAACGAATACAATACTTACATTTCTCACTTACAATTTAGTGAAAAATTAAGTAAAAATAATATCTTAGTATTTATCGCACCAAATCATTTTTTGGCTAAATTTATACAAACAAAATACGCACAAAAATTAGCTTATTTTTATGAAGTAAAAACAGGAATTAACCCTCAAGTTAAAATCATCACAAATGATCAAAAGGTAGAGAAAAAACATTTTTCTACAGATATTTCACAGATTAAATTTCAAAGTACTATTTTAAACCCTTCTTTTACTTTTGAAAGTTTTGTTGTAGGAGATTCTAATCAATTTGCCTATGCAACCTGCAAAGCCATTACCGATAAAAGCAAACTTGGAAAATTATACAATCCTATCTTTATCTATGGCCCTACAGGACTTGGAAAAACTCACTTGCTCCAAGCTGTCGGAAATGTGTGCTTGGATAATGGATATAAAGTTATTTATGCGACAAGTGATAATTTTATCAATGATTTTACCATGCATTTAAATAACAAAACTATGAGTAAATTCCATGAAAAATACAAAAATTGCGATGTTTTACTCATCGATGATGTACAGTTTTTAGGTAAAACAGACAAAATTCAAGAAGAATTTTTCTTTACTTTTAATGAAATCAAGGAAAAATTTGGACAAATCATCATGACAAGTGATAATCCTCCAAATATGTTAAAAGGCATAACAGAACGCTTAAAAAGTCGTTTTGCAAACGGGATCATTGCAGATATCACTCCACCTCAACTTGATACAAAAATCGCAATTATCAAGAAAAAATGTGAATTTAATGCTATTTATCTCAAACCTGAAGTCATAAGCTACATCGCTACTTCAATGGGAGATAATATCCGAGAAATAGAAGGAATGATTACAAATTTAAATGCTCAAGCAAGACTTTTTAACCAAGAAATCACTTTAGAAATCGTTAAAAGCTTTATGAAAGATCACATTAAAGAAACAAAAGAAAATATTAGTGTTGAAGATATACTTGCTGATGTTTCAAAAAGCTATAATCTTAAACCTAATGATATAAAATCAAATAAAAAAACACAAAATATCGTTATGGCAAGAAGGGTTGTGATATATTTAGCAAGAGAACTTACGACTATGTCTATGCCTCAACTTGCTAGATTTTTTAATATGAAAGATCACACCGCCATTTCACATAATATTAAAAAAATTCAAGAACTAATGAGTGAAAATGAAAACTTAAAAGCCATAGTAGAAGAATTAAGAAATAAAATTTTGACAAAAATAAAAAGCACCCTGTGAATAAAAGTGAAAAATGAAAAATTTTATTCTATAAGTAAAATTTTTATAAAAAAAGACTTTTAAAAAGCATTTCACATTTTCACATTGCTTATTATTATGATAAAATAAATTTAAAAAACAAAGGAAGTAAAAATGAAAATTAGCATTAATAAAAACACTTTAGAATCTGCCATAGTTT of Campylobacter lari contains these proteins:
- the dnaA gene encoding chromosomal replication initiator protein DnaA; amino-acid sequence: MNIKDFLLEFKTEISNNEYNTYISHLQFSEKLSKNNILVFIAPNHFLAKFIQTKYAQKLAYFYEVKTGINPQVKIITNDQKVEKKHFSTDISQIKFQSTILNPSFTFESFVVGDSNQFAYATCKAITDKSKLGKLYNPIFIYGPTGLGKTHLLQAVGNVCLDNGYKVIYATSDNFINDFTMHLNNKTMSKFHEKYKNCDVLLIDDVQFLGKTDKIQEEFFFTFNEIKEKFGQIIMTSDNPPNMLKGITERLKSRFANGIIADITPPQLDTKIAIIKKKCEFNAIYLKPEVISYIATSMGDNIREIEGMITNLNAQARLFNQEITLEIVKSFMKDHIKETKENISVEDILADVSKSYNLKPNDIKSNKKTQNIVMARRVVIYLARELTTMSMPQLARFFNMKDHTAISHNIKKIQELMSENENLKAIVEELRNKILTKIKSTL